The following coding sequences are from one uncultured Desulfobacter sp. window:
- the pstB gene encoding phosphate ABC transporter ATP-binding protein PstB, whose protein sequence is MEALKEVDANEAYENDLPADVALDCKAEQIFYSDFLAVRDSHVPIKRNQITGFIGPSGCGKSTVLKSINRMNDLIRGFRFIGDVHFHGINIYDSNIDPVSVRRNIGMVFQQPNPFSMSIFDNVAFGLRLNRYKGNMHEKVEKALRGAALWKEVKDKLKNNGLSLSGGQQQRLCIARAIATEPRVLLMDEPCSALDPIATRQIEELMVDLKEQFTVAIVTHNMQQAVRVADQTAFFSVDISKGGRTGYLVEMGPTKELFENPQQDLTKEYLHGEFS, encoded by the coding sequence ATGGAAGCATTAAAAGAAGTTGATGCAAACGAAGCCTATGAAAATGACCTGCCTGCGGATGTGGCACTGGATTGCAAAGCCGAGCAGATTTTTTACAGTGATTTTCTGGCCGTCCGGGACAGTCATGTGCCCATCAAAAGAAATCAGATCACCGGCTTTATCGGACCTTCCGGCTGCGGTAAGAGTACGGTGCTTAAAAGTATTAACCGCATGAATGACCTGATCCGGGGTTTCCGGTTTATTGGTGATGTCCATTTTCACGGCATCAACATCTATGACAGTAATATCGACCCTGTGTCGGTTCGCCGGAATATCGGCATGGTGTTCCAGCAGCCCAACCCGTTTTCAATGTCCATCTTTGACAATGTGGCCTTTGGTCTGCGCTTGAACCGGTATAAAGGAAACATGCACGAAAAGGTGGAAAAGGCACTTCGGGGCGCGGCCCTGTGGAAAGAGGTTAAGGACAAGCTTAAGAATAACGGTCTCTCCCTTTCCGGCGGCCAGCAGCAGCGTTTGTGCATTGCAAGGGCCATTGCCACGGAGCCCCGGGTGCTTCTCATGGACGAACCCTGCTCGGCACTGGACCCCATTGCCACCCGCCAGATTGAAGAGCTGATGGTGGACTTAAAAGAGCAGTTCACCGTTGCCATCGTAACCCACAATATGCAACAGGCCGTCCGTGTGGCTGACCAGACCGCCTTTTTTTCCGTGGACATCTCCAAGGGCGGCCGTACCGGCTACCTTGTTGAAATGGGCCCCACCAAAGAATTGTTTGAAAATCCCCAGCAAGACCTGACCAAAGAGTACCTGCACGGCGAATTCTCCTGA